The DNA region TGCCGAACCCCGGATCGACCGAGCCGACCTTCGGGCCGACTTGCCCGAAAATCGCGCTCTCGCCGGCGATCGCCAGGTCGCACAGGGTCACGAGCACGTTGCCGCCGCCGATCGCATAGCCGCGCACCCGCGCGATGACCGGCTTGGGCACGTCGCGGATGATGCTGTGCAGCTCCTCCACCGGCAGTCCGATCGTGCCCCGGCCGTCGTAGTTGCCGTCGTGCGCCGTCTGGTCGCCGCCGGTGCAAAACGCCTTGTCGCCGGCGCCGGTGAGCACGATCGCGCCGATGGTCTTGTCCCAGCCCGCGCGGTGAAAGGCGTCGATCAGCTCGTCACACGTCTTGCCGCGAAATGCGTTGTAGACCTTGGGGCGGTTGATCGTGATCGTGGCAACGCCGTCGGCGACGTCGTACAGCAGATCCTCGTAGTTCACGGGCCCTCCTCGTGTCAGCCGTGCATGGTCAGGCCACCGGACACGCTGATGACCTGCCCGGTGATGAACGACGCCTCGTCGCTCGCCAAGAACGCGACGATTCCCGCGACGTCTTCCGGTGTGCCGAAACGCCGCAGCGGGATCGACCGCTCGAGCGCCGCGTACACCTTCTTGCCGTAGTCGCCTTCGTCGAGAAACGACTCGAGAAGCGGCGTCTTCGTCGGCCCCGGGCACACCGCGTTGACCGTGACGCCGCGGCCGGCGAGTTCGCGCGCGAGCGCCTTGCCGAACGCGATCAACGCGCCCTTGCACCCGGCGTACACCGCCTCGCCGGACGAGCCGACTCGGCCCGCGTCGGACGCGATGTTCACGATGCGACCGCGGCGCCGCTCCGCCATGCCGCGCGCGACCACGTGCGTGACGTTGAGAGCGCCGCGGTAGTTGATCGCGATGAGCCGGTCCCATAGCGACGGCTCGCTGTCGAGAAACTTGGCGAGCTTGTCCCAGCCGGCGCAGTTGACGAGGATGTCCGCCGGCCCGAGTGCGGCCTCCGCGGTCGAGGCGGCCGCCTGCACCGCGGCGTAGTCGGTGATGTCGCACGCGGCCGCGTGCGCCCGCCCGCCGGCCGACGCGATCGCATCGGCGGTGGCCCCGGCCGCCTCGGCGCTGATGTCGAGCACCGCCACGGCGGTGCCCTCGTCGGCGAGCCGCTGGGCGATTGCCCGGCCGATGCCGCCGCCGCCCCCCGTAACGATCGCCACTTTGTCGGTCAATCCTCGCATCGTCGTCGCTCCTTTTGCGTTCCTCCGTCGGCTCCGGCAGCGGGGCCATCACGCGTTCGCCCGGTGGCCCCGCTGCTGCGCCGTATACCCGCGCGAACGCGCCTCACACTTGACGATTGTCTGGATCGCGCCCGAAATCGGTCCGCGCCGGCAGACGCCGCGCCGCCGTCACCGCCCGGAAAACACCGGCCGCCGCCGCGCGCGCGCCGCCGCGATCCCCTCGGCCAGATCCTCGGTCGCGTAGTCCATCGCCTGGGCGCGCGCCTCCAGTTCGAGCGCGTCGTCGAGGGAGCGATCGAGCGCACCGCGCAAGGTCGCGACGGTCTGCGCGACGGCGATCGGCGCGCACTCCGCGATCGCGGCCGCCTGGGCGCGCGCCGCGGCGACGGGATCGTCGACGACCGCGTTGACCAGGCCGAGGCGCGCCGCCCGGTCCGCCTCGATGACGCGACCCGACAGCAGCAGCTCCGCCGCGGCCGCCGGGCCGACCAGCCGCGGCAGCAGATACGTCGCGCCCATTCCCGGATGCAGGCCGAGCCGGACGAACGTGAAGCCGAACTTCGCCCGCGGGCCGGCGAACCGCAGGTCGCACGCGATCGCAAAGCAGGCGCCGGCGCCGACCGCCGGCCCGTGCACCGCCGCGATCGACGGCACGCGCAGCGTCCGGATCGCCAGGTACAACCGGTAGAACGCGAGCATCGCCGCGCGGTTGCTGTCGAACGAGTCGGCTTGCCGCTCCGCGAGCATGTCGAAGTCCCCGCCGGCCGAGAATGCCGAGCCCTCGCCGCGAACGACCAGCGCCCGCACGCCGCCGTCGGCGTTGACTGCGGCGACGGCGTCGCGGATCTCGCGCCCCATGGCCTCCGTCATCGCGTTTCGTGCGTCCGGCCTCGCCAGCACCAATTCGGCGACGGCCCCGTCGATGGTCACCTCGATGTGTCGGTCCACCGCCGGACTGTAGCCCAAGACCGTCTATGCCGGCGCGCGGGGTGGCCGCGTCGACCGCAGCGGCCGCGCGCGCCGCGGTCAGTCGTCGCGGCCGCGCGGGCGGCGAGCGACCTTGGCGGCTTTCGGCGTGGCGTTGGCAGCCGCTCGGTCCCGTGCGCGCAGCGTCCGCGCGACGAGGCCGTGGTCCACAAGCTTGCGCCGCAACGTGTTGCGGCTCAACCCCAGAATCTCGGCGGCGCGCAGTTGGTTGCCGCCGGTGTGGTCCATGACGAGGTCGAACAGCGGGCGCTCGATCCGCTGCAGCACGTCCTCGTACAGGCCATCGATCGGGTAGCCGTCCATGCGGCGCAGGAACTCGCGCAGCTTTGCCCGCACGACCTCCTCGAGCGACATCTCCTCGAGCGGCACGCGCTCGGCCACGGCGGGCAATGCGGCGTCGACGTCGCCGGCCTCGATCCGCGTGCGGGCGGCGCGAATCACCAGCCGCCGCGCGAGGTCTTTGAGTTCGGCCACGTTGCCCGGCCACGGATAGCGCACGAGCGCATCGAACGCGCGCGACGACAACGTCATGTGTGGCCGACCCGCCTGCCGGCCGTAGTCGCGGACGAAGTGCGTCGCCAGCGGTGGAATGTCCTCGCTGCGCTCGCGCAATGGCGGCAGCGCGATCCGATGCACGGTAAGGTGTTCATACAACTCAGCATCGAACACGCCGGCCTCGACCGCGGCGTCCAGGTCATGATCGCACGAGCCGATCACGCGGGC from Deltaproteobacteria bacterium includes:
- the badI gene encoding 2-ketocyclohexanecarboxyl-CoA hydrolase, producing MNYEDLLYDVADGVATITINRPKVYNAFRGKTCDELIDAFHRAGWDKTIGAIVLTGAGDKAFCTGGDQTAHDGNYDGRGTIGLPVEELHSIIRDVPKPVIARVRGYAIGGGNVLVTLCDLAIAGESAIFGQVGPKVGSVDPGFGTALLARVVGEKRAREIWYLCRRYTARQALEMGLVNAVVPDDELDAEVRRWCDEILEKSPTALAIAKRSFNADSDNIRGIAGQGMQALALYYQTEESREGARAFLEKRKPEFRKYVK
- a CDS encoding sigma-54-dependent Fis family transcriptional regulator: MSTRARIRSEIRRALVVIESPAMRSVAADLEDVVGSDAPAVVEGERGTGREMIARLVHFAGGRRDGAFVAIEAAAAPRPLVDRAAAEPAAEPLRAAAGGTLLIKNLCALEPAAQRQLAAALREPAAARARVIGSCDHDLDAAVEAGVFDAELYEHLTVHRIALPPLRERSEDIPPLATHFVRDYGRQAGRPHMTLSSRAFDALVRYPWPGNVAELKDLARRLVIRAARTRIEAGDVDAALPAVAERVPLEEMSLEEVVRAKLREFLRRMDGYPIDGLYEDVLQRIERPLFDLVMDHTGGNQLRAAEILGLSRNTLRRKLVDHGLVARTLRARDRAAANATPKAAKVARRPRGRDD
- a CDS encoding glucose 1-dehydrogenase encodes the protein MRGLTDKVAIVTGGGGGIGRAIAQRLADEGTAVAVLDISAEAAGATADAIASAGGRAHAAACDITDYAAVQAAASTAEAALGPADILVNCAGWDKLAKFLDSEPSLWDRLIAINYRGALNVTHVVARGMAERRRGRIVNIASDAGRVGSSGEAVYAGCKGALIAFGKALARELAGRGVTVNAVCPGPTKTPLLESFLDEGDYGKKVYAALERSIPLRRFGTPEDVAGIVAFLASDEASFITGQVISVSGGLTMHG
- a CDS encoding enoyl-CoA hydratase/isomerase family protein gives rise to the protein MDRHIEVTIDGAVAELVLARPDARNAMTEAMGREIRDAVAAVNADGGVRALVVRGEGSAFSAGGDFDMLAERQADSFDSNRAAMLAFYRLYLAIRTLRVPSIAAVHGPAVGAGACFAIACDLRFAGPRAKFGFTFVRLGLHPGMGATYLLPRLVGPAAAAELLLSGRVIEADRAARLGLVNAVVDDPVAAARAQAAAIAECAPIAVAQTVATLRGALDRSLDDALELEARAQAMDYATEDLAEGIAAARARRRPVFSGR